CAGGAGGCGTTCTGTCGATGTCGAACAAGGCCTATAGCACACTCTGGCAGGATGATCCGTCTGTCACATTGGGTGACGTCAATCTTGGAGATGCCGTTAAGACATGGCGAAAGGCATGCAGCGACACGCCACTATGGCGAAAACTCAAAGAGTTTGTTGCCTCAAATGGCGAGCGTGAAGCGTGGAGTGACAATACTATGCTGTCTGATGGCCAAATGCTGACCTGTTCGGTCACTCCGATGATGCGTGGCGCTACAATGGTTCGGTTCGGGATTGCCGCGACAACAGCCCAGACAGTGACAGCTTCAGAAAAGTTCCTGCCCGCAGGTGCCTGATCGGGCTTGCGTCACCCCGACAGAGGGATAAAACTCCTGCCATGTCGCAGGCGTTTTTTCATCAGGGCCTTTTCCCTTCACCGGATCACACCCAGCTATTTGCTGAAAACCTGTCGGCTCACTTACGCCAAGGTGATGTGATTTTGTTGGAAGGTGGGATCGGTGCCGGAAAGACCCATTTCGCCCGTTCGCTTATACAAGCAATGCAAGCCAGTTCAGGTCGCATAGAGGATGTTCCTTCGCCAACTTTCACGCTTGTGCAAACCTATGGCGTTGAGCCGGCCGAGGTCTGGCACGCCGACCTTTATCGCTTGTCTTACCCCGACGAGATCGAAGAGCTGGGTCTGACGCAAGCCTTTGAAGATGCCATCTGCCTTGTCGAATGGCCGGACCGCCTGGGCGAGCTTTGGCCCGAGAACGCACTGCTTATGTCATTTGCGACAACCGTAGGTCCGAATCACGATGATCAGCGTGTGATCACATTTTCAGGCCGCAAAGAAATTTGGCAAAATCGCGTGCTGGACGCACTGCCATCATGACGGCGCGCGCGCAACAAAGGGCGCAATTTTTAGCAGTTTCCGGCTGGCAATCTGCATCCACCTCGCCCATCGCGGGTGATGCCTCCGCGCGGTCGTATCAGAGACTAACGCACCCTGTTACTAATCAGACAGCCATCTTGATGGATGCCCCAACAGATCATAACGGAACGTCTGCGCCCTTTTTAAGGGTTGCGACCTATCTGAAGAACGCGGATCTGTCGGCACCCGACATCCTCGCCTATGATCTTGAAGCGGGATTTCTTCTGCTCGAAGATCTTGGCGACGCGCTTTTTGCAAATGTGATCACAAAGGATGGGACGCTGGAGCAGCCGCTCTATGAGGCCGCCGTTCAAGTGATCTGTCGTTTGCATGATCACCCAAATCAAGATTTATCATATTATGGTCCGACGCAGATGGCACAGGCGACAGATCTGGCGTTTCTGCATTATCAGCCGACACCGTTCAAGGCGCTTAGTCATGGCGCGCGGCAGGCGATTGATCAGCTGGACGAGCATCTATCGCAGATCGGTGAATTCAACAGCGTATCTTTGCGTGATTTCCACGCCGAAAACCTGATATGGCTTCCTGACCGGGTGGGGGACGCACGTGTTGGTCTGCTGGATTTTCAGGACGCGGTACAAACTCATCCTGCCTATGATCTGATGTCGCTGATCCGTGATGCACGTCGCGACGTGTCACCCGACCTCGCGGATCACCTGATTTCAATGTTCTGCCAAATCAAAGACTATAACGAACCCTCATTCCGGGCCGAAGCCGCATTGATATCGGCCCAGCGCAATTTGCGTATCCTGGGTATCTTCGCGCGCCTATCGCGTGTG
This DNA window, taken from Aliiroseovarius sp. F47248L, encodes the following:
- the tsaE gene encoding tRNA (adenosine(37)-N6)-threonylcarbamoyltransferase complex ATPase subunit type 1 TsaE produces the protein MSQAFFHQGLFPSPDHTQLFAENLSAHLRQGDVILLEGGIGAGKTHFARSLIQAMQASSGRIEDVPSPTFTLVQTYGVEPAEVWHADLYRLSYPDEIEELGLTQAFEDAICLVEWPDRLGELWPENALLMSFATTVGPNHDDQRVITFSGRKEIWQNRVLDALPS
- a CDS encoding phosphotransferase, whose amino-acid sequence is MTARAQQRAQFLAVSGWQSASTSPIAGDASARSYQRLTHPVTNQTAILMDAPTDHNGTSAPFLRVATYLKNADLSAPDILAYDLEAGFLLLEDLGDALFANVITKDGTLEQPLYEAAVQVICRLHDHPNQDLSYYGPTQMAQATDLAFLHYQPTPFKALSHGARQAIDQLDEHLSQIGEFNSVSLRDFHAENLIWLPDRVGDARVGLLDFQDAVQTHPAYDLMSLIRDARRDVSPDLADHLISMFCQIKDYNEPSFRAEAALISAQRNLRILGIFARLSRVMMKPHYVDLIPRVWEHLQTDLAHPSLAKLSATLTPLLDPPTPTFLHTLRAPCQTPQ